The Sporosarcina sp. 6E9 genome segment AAAATTTTATGTTAGAATCTTCGAGTGTGATTTAAAAAAGAAAGGGGGACTGTGTGGAAACATTACCACAATATCACAATAACACGATTCTACTCTTCAAAACGGACATCATTCACCACAGCCCCAATTTTTCTGCAGTAGCCACAACGATCATATCTCGTATACGTCTAGCATGTCTTTCTGAGAAGTTGGTTTCCATCGCTATCTTGTCCCACTTCTTCGAATGCTTCGTGAAATATCGTGAACGAGCAACCTTTTTATAATCATCTGGTAGACTGTTGAACACGTCCTCGATTACCTTCACGTTAGTTTCTAGCGTTCTATACTGCCCGCCTTTTCTTAGGCGTTCTTTCTTCAATGCCTGTGCTTCTGTGGGATTGCTAGTCGCCCCTTTGCCTTTGATATCCGCGTTGTCATCCACATAATTGATTACGTCCATTTCGATGTCACGCATTTTTGTGATCATGTCGTTGTAACGGAACCACAATGATTCGATATATTTAAACGTCGGTCCAGTCACCTCGTAGTCTAGTTTTAACACTACTGAATTCACCCCTTTAATAAAACCCTTAATGCCTTTCTATAACAATCGCGACACAATTCTTTACCGTAATTTCGAACTCGATCAGCTTTACATTCGACACAAATCTTTTTAGTTGATTCTTTTAGTTTCACAACCGATCAACTCCCCCATATACTTTTTGTTTACAGTCTTTACATATGACAACCGATTTCAATCCGTCGAAGTATCGAGTAACCTTATCGCTTTTCTTTTTGCATTTGTGACACTGTTTCATCGAGTTCCCTCCTAACCCAACGGCCCGCTTTATCCACAAGCCATTTTAGATTTGCAGTGCTGACCGTAATTGTTATATCAAAATCATTTTCTTGTAATACGTTCTCGAGTTGTTCTAATTTCACAATATCTTTTGGATTGCCGTTATTTTTTCGTCCGTGTCTTGCCATTCTGCACACCACCCTGATATTGGTTTTTGTGTCGTAAAGCATAAGTTTCGCCATCGTACTAAATTACCGTCGGTGTTCCCTTTTTGACTTTTAAAATTTTAACAGTTGGCGTTGGATTGATGATGATCGGTTCAATCATTTCGACATCCCCTTGCTGCCAAACTAACTAAGAATCCTAAATCTTGTTCATTCAAAATCGGCGTAGTGAATCTTTCTTTAGCGCTGTTAATATAATCCCTGATGTCCTTCAATCGTTCCGTATCAGACTTCATCAGTTCATTCGCTTGGTTTAACGCTGCCTGTTTTTCTTCATACGTGTAGTTGGTCATTTTCCTCTTCTCCCTTCTGCGTATACGTCTTCCAGCCATTCGTACAACATCGCCATTTGCTTTACGACTAGACTGTTATTGCCGTATTTGTTTCCGATTTCGCCCATGGAATGAGTAACCCACTTCCAAAACTGATTGCTTTCCATTCCGTGCTGGACCGCTTGTTGATTGACTTGATTTATCCATTCGGCTACTTCTCCGAAAAAGGCTTTATAATCCACACGCTCACACCTCTTCGATTTTTATATAAATCCCTGGAAGGCTTGCCCAAAACTTCTCGGCTATTAAACTGACAACTAAACTATCATCTTTCCAAAATCCAAGATCAGTCATGCAATCGAATAAAAGCT includes the following:
- a CDS encoding DUF722 domain-containing protein, with amino-acid sequence MLKLDYEVTGPTFKYIESLWFRYNDMITKMRDIEMDVINYVDDNADIKGKGATSNPTEAQALKKERLRKGGQYRTLETNVKVIEDVFNSLPDDYKKVARSRYFTKHSKKWDKIAMETNFSERHARRIRDMIVVATAEKLGLW